In one Candidatus Nomurabacteria bacterium genomic region, the following are encoded:
- a CDS encoding helix-turn-helix domain-containing protein, with translation MAFILKKVNGTAALGPDLIELRERAGLSVEEAAKLSKLTPGFIRALEGERWSELPDPAYVERLLKMYVSRFGVSESYYLHKYRDGLRLRKIEKDASQFLPRPVKVAASAFLVTPRLFAAAGFALFILALGGYVVYQARTITSAPELQIVTPIDGARLDQPEVFIKGKTDVGALVMINGAAAAVSPDGDFEQTIRIPQGTTMLVITAKRRRGSETVEVRRVMYERALTATSTQQ, from the coding sequence ATGGCTTTTATCTTAAAAAAAGTAAACGGAACAGCAGCGCTTGGTCCAGATCTTATTGAGTTACGTGAGCGCGCGGGATTAAGCGTCGAAGAAGCAGCCAAGCTTTCAAAGCTGACCCCTGGTTTTATTCGTGCGCTCGAAGGCGAACGTTGGTCAGAGTTACCAGATCCTGCATACGTAGAGCGATTATTAAAAATGTATGTCTCGCGTTTTGGTGTAAGCGAGAGTTATTACTTACACAAATACCGTGATGGATTACGGTTACGAAAAATTGAAAAAGACGCCTCGCAATTTTTACCTCGACCGGTAAAAGTAGCCGCTAGCGCTTTTCTTGTTACGCCACGTTTATTTGCCGCAGCAGGATTTGCTCTCTTTATTTTGGCGCTTGGCGGATATGTTGTGTATCAAGCACGCACCATTACAAGCGCGCCTGAGCTACAAATTGTAACGCCTATCGATGGTGCGAGGCTTGATCAGCCGGAAGTATTTATTAAAGGTAAAACGGATGTCGGTGCATTGGTGATGATCAATGGCGCAGCAGCAGCGGTTTCGCCTGACGGGGATTTTGAACAAACTATTCGTATTCCACAAGGAACAACGATGTTGGTTATTACCGCCAAACGTCGTCGTGGTTCAGAGACGGTAGAGGTAAGGCGTGTGATGTATGAGCGTGCATTAACAGCGACAAGTACACAGCAATAA
- a CDS encoding DNA translocase FtsK 4TM domain-containing protein, with product MARRRKQSLDLSLDPDTRKAVGFVFLFALSTLMLLGFFDFAGAFGRALSEAMAYVFGWDKLFVPFLLFAWMYHILAPDRLVLHFRNVIGFLLVFLSLNPLIHVITFADQGTLPIADSALMNAGGKLGMMLADPFVGMLGSAGAIIVFFALFILSLLLGFNVSLKQLLFVIDVIWKSIAALCRAMVLPIIHWIKARSEAREQADKTVYNLYDSEEAVEEEPSDDLEEEEAIDEEEEEESDEEEESDEEESEEEDEDVEDDEAAPVKTKRRRQPLIEVTPDLLEKRDSRPQAGDIVHNREVIRRTLENFGIPVEMNEVSVGPTVTQFAFKPSEGIKLSRITALHNDLALALAAHPIRIEAPIPGKSMVGVEVPNQTIATVGLRELIDSKEFKERKSPLTFVLGKDVSGKPWVADLIRMPHMLVAGATGSGKSVCLNTIIMSYLFGLGPDDVKLIMVDPKRVELQNYNGIPHLLTPVITKVPETVNALKWALREMDRRYDLLAQKGVRDLATFNQRYAQEKMPYIVIIIDELADLMVTSAAEVEGPIVRLAQMSRAVGIHLILATQRPSVDVITGLIKANIPGRIAFAVASATDSRTILDQQGAEKLLGRGDMLLSTAELPMPKRIQGSFVSEAEIAKVVEFVKSHYEPVDYDYTVTERPSANATAFGGGGSDEADSDPLIDLAKEEILRAGKASASLLQRRLKVGYARAARILDLLEEEGFIGPSDGAKPREILQAEFTRTQDPALSAAVAATAATMDMNTDDDGDEEGF from the coding sequence ATGGCCAGAAGAAGGAAGCAATCTCTTGATTTGTCGTTAGACCCCGATACACGCAAGGCTGTCGGGTTTGTTTTCTTGTTTGCATTATCAACCCTGATGTTATTGGGTTTTTTTGATTTTGCAGGTGCATTTGGTCGCGCTTTAAGCGAGGCAATGGCCTATGTTTTTGGTTGGGATAAGCTTTTTGTGCCCTTTTTGTTGTTTGCTTGGATGTATCACATTCTTGCTCCGGATCGTCTTGTGCTGCATTTTCGTAATGTCATTGGATTCTTGTTAGTTTTTCTTTCATTAAATCCACTTATTCATGTTATTACGTTTGCCGATCAAGGCACATTGCCTATTGCTGACAGCGCATTAATGAATGCGGGCGGTAAACTCGGCATGATGTTAGCAGACCCATTTGTTGGGATGCTTGGGAGTGCTGGAGCAATCATTGTCTTTTTTGCACTCTTTATCTTGTCACTTTTGCTAGGATTTAATGTTTCGCTCAAACAGCTACTCTTTGTTATTGATGTAATTTGGAAGTCTATCGCGGCGCTTTGTCGTGCCATGGTTTTACCAATTATCCACTGGATAAAAGCAAGATCAGAAGCACGCGAACAAGCAGATAAGACGGTTTATAACTTGTATGATTCAGAAGAAGCTGTCGAAGAAGAGCCAAGCGACGACTTAGAAGAGGAGGAGGCTATTGATGAAGAGGAAGAAGAGGAGAGTGATGAGGAGGAAGAATCAGACGAAGAAGAATCCGAAGAGGAGGATGAAGATGTAGAAGATGATGAAGCGGCTCCTGTAAAGACAAAACGTCGTAGACAGCCACTTATCGAAGTCACGCCAGATTTACTTGAAAAACGTGATTCACGCCCTCAAGCAGGGGATATTGTTCATAATCGCGAAGTGATTCGTCGCACGCTCGAAAACTTTGGTATCCCTGTTGAGATGAACGAAGTATCAGTAGGTCCTACTGTGACGCAATTTGCCTTTAAACCATCAGAAGGGATTAAGCTTTCGCGAATTACGGCATTACATAATGATTTAGCTCTCGCCTTGGCGGCGCATCCTATTCGTATCGAAGCACCGATCCCAGGCAAATCGATGGTCGGTGTCGAAGTGCCAAATCAAACTATCGCTACAGTTGGCTTACGTGAGCTTATCGATTCAAAAGAATTTAAAGAACGTAAAAGCCCACTTACCTTTGTTTTGGGTAAAGACGTTTCAGGCAAGCCATGGGTAGCGGACTTGATCCGTATGCCGCATATGCTGGTAGCTGGTGCAACAGGTTCTGGTAAGTCTGTTTGTCTCAATACGATTATCATGTCGTACCTCTTTGGACTTGGTCCTGATGATGTAAAACTCATCATGGTTGATCCAAAACGTGTTGAGTTACAAAACTATAACGGTATTCCACACTTGCTCACACCGGTTATCACCAAGGTCCCAGAAACGGTAAACGCACTCAAATGGGCATTGCGTGAGATGGATCGTCGTTATGATCTTTTGGCACAAAAAGGCGTCCGTGACTTAGCGACGTTTAACCAACGCTATGCTCAAGAAAAGATGCCATATATCGTCATCATCATTGATGAGTTGGCTGATCTCATGGTGACGTCTGCTGCAGAAGTTGAAGGTCCTATTGTACGTTTGGCTCAAATGTCACGCGCAGTCGGTATTCACTTGATTCTGGCAACACAGCGTCCTTCGGTTGATGTTATTACGGGTTTGATCAAAGCAAATATCCCTGGTCGTATTGCCTTTGCCGTCGCCTCCGCAACAGACTCTCGCACCATTCTTGATCAACAAGGTGCAGAAAAACTTCTTGGTCGTGGTGATATGTTATTGTCGACGGCAGAGTTGCCAATGCCTAAGCGTATTCAAGGCTCCTTTGTCTCAGAAGCTGAAATCGCAAAAGTTGTTGAGTTTGTAAAATCACATTATGAACCGGTTGATTATGATTACACAGTTACCGAACGTCCTTCGGCAAATGCTACTGCTTTTGGAGGTGGGGGAAGCGACGAGGCAGACTCAGATCCATTAATTGATTTAGCAAAAGAAGAGATTTTACGCGCTGGTAAAGCATCCGCGTCATTGTTACAACGTCGTCTTAAGGTTGGGTATGCACGCGCCGCACGTATTCTCGACCTCTTAGAAGAAGAGGGCTTCATTGGTCCATCAGATGGTGCAAAACCACGTGAGATTTTGCAGGCAGAATTTACGCGCACTCAAGATCCAGCATTGTCAGCAGCCGTTGCCGCTACCGCAGCGACGATGGACATGAATACAGATGATGACGGTGACGAAGAAGGATTCTAA
- a CDS encoding UDP-glucose/GDP-mannose dehydrogenase family protein, with protein sequence MRIAVIGTGYVGLVSGTCFAEIGHDVICLDTDAGKIEKLKKGIIPIHEESLEEMVVRHQTHGTLSFTTDYTEALTNAEVILIAVGTPASSDGAADLRFVFQVAEEIGKQLTGYAVIVDKSTVPVGTAEQVKTIIAKNTQQSFDVVSNPEILREGVAVNDFMNPSRVIIGSDSNKATAIMLELYAPLSCQKLVMSPRSAELTKYAANSFIATKISYINELARLAEKVGASIEEVALGIGTDPRIGMGSLRPGPGWGGSCFPKDVKALIHMAHEQDMDLPIIEAAHHSNITMREHVVKRLEKALDGLSGKTIGVLGIAFKNNTDDIRESPAIDIMKHLVFRGAMVKAFDPIAARGEDEHNQVFARVISPEVAAQDVDALIIATEWEEFKQLDLVKIAEVMRGKVLFDARNMLQANDKRLDAFDYYRIGHDKLQ encoded by the coding sequence ATGAGAATCGCTGTTATCGGTACAGGATATGTAGGACTTGTCTCTGGGACCTGTTTTGCTGAAATTGGTCATGATGTTATCTGTCTCGACACCGATGCCGGCAAGATTGAGAAATTAAAAAAAGGAATCATTCCTATTCATGAAGAAAGTTTAGAGGAGATGGTGGTTCGCCACCAAACGCATGGCACACTTTCTTTTACCACCGACTATACCGAAGCACTCACTAATGCAGAAGTGATCTTAATTGCGGTCGGCACGCCCGCATCTTCTGATGGCGCTGCTGATCTTCGATTTGTTTTTCAGGTTGCTGAAGAAATTGGCAAACAGCTCACAGGCTATGCCGTTATCGTTGATAAGTCGACGGTACCCGTTGGAACAGCCGAGCAAGTAAAAACCATCATTGCCAAAAATACCCAACAATCTTTTGATGTTGTTTCAAATCCTGAGATCTTGCGAGAAGGCGTTGCTGTGAACGACTTTATGAATCCTTCTCGCGTTATTATTGGTTCAGATTCAAATAAAGCGACCGCGATCATGCTTGAGCTTTATGCTCCGCTCTCATGCCAGAAACTCGTTATGTCACCACGTTCTGCTGAGCTTACAAAATATGCCGCAAACTCCTTTATCGCCACAAAAATCAGCTATATAAACGAACTCGCACGCTTAGCCGAAAAAGTAGGTGCCTCTATTGAAGAAGTTGCTTTAGGTATTGGCACGGACCCACGTATTGGCATGGGATCACTACGTCCAGGCCCAGGCTGGGGCGGATCGTGTTTTCCAAAAGACGTAAAAGCGCTGATACATATGGCGCATGAGCAAGATATGGATTTACCTATTATCGAGGCGGCACATCATTCAAATATCACCATGCGCGAACATGTGGTAAAACGTCTCGAAAAAGCGCTCGATGGACTTTCAGGTAAAACGATTGGCGTCTTGGGTATTGCGTTTAAAAATAATACCGATGATATTCGTGAATCACCGGCAATTGATATTATGAAACATCTCGTGTTTCGTGGCGCGATGGTTAAAGCGTTTGATCCAATAGCTGCTCGCGGTGAAGATGAACATAATCAGGTCTTCGCGCGAGTTATTTCTCCAGAGGTGGCAGCACAAGATGTAGACGCACTCATTATCGCCACTGAATGGGAAGAATTTAAACAGCTAGATCTCGTAAAGATAGCAGAAGTAATGCGAGGCAAGGTGCTTTTTGACGCACGTAATATGCTACAAGCAAACGATAAGCGTTTAGATGCGTTCGACTACTACCGTATTGGTCACGACAAACTCCAATAA
- a CDS encoding NAD-dependent epimerase/dehydratase family protein, protein MSHYLVTGGAGFIGSHICEQLLQQGHRVRVLDNFSTGKHENLAEGVELFEADICDLSAIQPAFVGIDGVFHLAAYPSVTLSIEDPIKTHEVNVNGTLNVFKAASDAGVKRVVFSSSAAVYGNPTMLPTTTSAKADPLNPYALHKFIGELYAKQFSTLFNLPIVSLRYFNAYGPRMAEVGAYVNVISIFAGQKRAGKPMSIFGDGKQTRDFIHVTDIAKANIAAMSSEQMKGGEVFNIGSGQSFTVNTVAETMGGESIHLENPRGKGDPADSLADITETKEKLGWTPSMNFEKGLKDLMDYWSLS, encoded by the coding sequence ATGTCACATTATCTCGTAACCGGTGGGGCCGGTTTTATTGGTTCGCATATTTGTGAGCAGCTTTTACAGCAAGGTCATCGTGTTCGTGTGCTTGATAATTTTTCTACTGGCAAACACGAAAATCTTGCAGAAGGCGTAGAACTTTTTGAAGCGGATATTTGTGATCTTTCTGCCATCCAACCTGCGTTTGTAGGTATTGATGGAGTTTTTCATCTTGCAGCTTACCCGAGCGTTACATTATCAATCGAGGATCCAATAAAGACACACGAAGTAAACGTAAATGGTACGTTAAATGTGTTTAAAGCCGCGAGTGACGCGGGTGTTAAGCGTGTTGTCTTTAGTTCATCTGCAGCGGTATATGGTAATCCAACAATGCTACCAACAACGACAAGCGCAAAAGCAGATCCTTTAAATCCCTACGCATTACACAAGTTTATTGGGGAGTTATATGCAAAGCAGTTTTCTACGCTATTCAATCTACCGATTGTAAGCTTGCGTTATTTTAATGCGTACGGCCCTCGCATGGCGGAGGTTGGTGCTTATGTAAATGTAATCTCTATTTTTGCTGGTCAGAAACGCGCCGGTAAGCCAATGTCCATTTTTGGTGATGGTAAACAAACGCGTGATTTTATTCATGTAACAGATATCGCGAAAGCAAATATTGCCGCAATGAGCTCAGAACAGATGAAAGGTGGCGAAGTATTTAATATTGGGTCTGGACAATCGTTTACCGTAAACACGGTGGCAGAAACAATGGGAGGGGAGAGTATTCATCTCGAAAACCCACGAGGTAAAGGCGATCCAGCGGATTCGTTAGCGGATATCACCGAGACAAAAGAAAAACTCGGCTGGACGCCGAGTATGAATTTTGAAAAAGGCTTAAAAGATTTGATGGATTATTGGAGTTTGTCGTGA
- a CDS encoding ComEC/Rec2 family competence protein, translating to MTFAQFSGHLLLAFLLGVSFAAFSNVLMVTGICCCLALYIFLFRIESTHLIGLLLCCCLGIWRFESASLGVKNLVPFKSTSLSTSACVQNTTDIPVIVALRTSLSDRIQKRLPGDEGALLAGTLYGERGLSSEMKLAFRNAGMTHLVAVSGSNLSIIAAALFSLLGGLALHKRSMVGLLFCVIVLFILFVGLQAPVVRAGIMAILSAAAPLTGRFANGPRLLLVSCALFVFFRPCALFFDPAFALSFFATWGLMSYGAALNKKLEPYFKITLLRSLFAESTAASLMTMPYAAWAFGQVSLLGLISNLFAVPIVPWAMSLGSLCLLLPEWTHSCTAAKGSLSAMLWIAKLADTLPYGVWQKVLFRTPSLLIVMGILIFYAQKLSRRHVDNEADDTFMSPLA from the coding sequence ATGACCTTTGCTCAATTTAGCGGGCATCTTTTGCTCGCGTTTTTACTTGGTGTTTCATTTGCCGCCTTTAGTAATGTGCTGATGGTTACCGGTATTTGTTGCTGCTTAGCTCTTTATATATTTCTTTTTCGTATCGAATCTACACACCTTATTGGGTTACTCCTTTGTTGTTGTTTAGGTATTTGGCGATTTGAATCAGCATCACTTGGAGTAAAAAATCTTGTTCCTTTTAAGAGCACGTCTCTTTCAACAAGTGCATGCGTACAAAATACAACGGATATTCCTGTGATCGTTGCTTTGAGGACATCTCTTAGCGACCGCATACAAAAACGATTACCGGGCGACGAAGGAGCATTACTCGCTGGAACACTCTATGGCGAGCGTGGCTTAAGTAGCGAAATGAAGCTCGCATTTCGGAATGCTGGTATGACACATCTCGTTGCTGTAAGTGGGTCAAACCTTTCTATTATTGCTGCTGCATTGTTTTCTCTACTTGGTGGACTCGCTCTACACAAACGATCGATGGTAGGTCTTTTGTTCTGCGTCATTGTGTTGTTTATTCTTTTTGTTGGGTTGCAAGCACCGGTTGTACGCGCTGGCATTATGGCAATACTTTCAGCCGCTGCCCCTCTCACGGGACGTTTTGCAAATGGTCCACGTCTCCTTTTGGTTTCGTGTGCGCTTTTTGTGTTCTTTCGTCCTTGCGCACTCTTCTTTGATCCGGCTTTTGCCTTATCGTTTTTTGCTACCTGGGGACTTATGTCTTATGGAGCAGCGCTTAATAAAAAACTTGAACCCTATTTCAAAATAACCCTACTTCGCTCACTCTTTGCAGAGTCAACTGCTGCATCGCTTATGACCATGCCATATGCGGCTTGGGCATTTGGGCAAGTGAGTTTACTTGGCCTTATAAGCAATCTTTTTGCTGTGCCTATTGTGCCTTGGGCGATGAGTCTTGGCTCGCTTTGTCTACTATTACCCGAATGGACGCATAGTTGCACGGCAGCAAAAGGATCGCTAAGCGCTATGCTTTGGATTGCGAAACTCGCAGACACATTACCTTATGGTGTTTGGCAGAAAGTTCTTTTTCGTACACCGAGTTTATTGATCGTGATGGGCATTCTGATCTTTTATGCACAAAAACTTTCACGTCGTCATGTGGATAACGAGGCGGACGATACTTTCATGTCTCCCCTCGCGTGA
- the recA gene encoding recombinase RecA: MAKKTTTDESSGKKAAISGAIDQIKEKFGEGSIMKLGEARKMQVEAIPTGCLSIDMALGVLGVPRGRIVEIYGPESSGKTTLAQHIIAEAQKRGGVAAFVDAEHALDPDYARKIGVDVDNLLISQPDNGEQALDIVETLVRSNAIDVIVIDSVAALTPKAEIDGEMGDSHMGLHARLMSQALRKLTAIVSRSNTTVIFINQIRMKIGVMFGNPETTTGGNALKFYSSLRIEIRRAAQIKLGDKIIGNHVKVKVVKNKVAAPFRTCEFDIMYNEGISLAGDILDVGTELGVIQKSGHSYSFNGEKLGMGRENAKAGLRERPSMIKEIREKAIAIWQASETAVPAKADPDNDSDEIEEAPPEE, translated from the coding sequence ATGGCCAAAAAAACAACAACCGACGAAAGCTCCGGTAAAAAAGCAGCTATCTCAGGCGCAATCGACCAAATCAAAGAAAAATTTGGCGAAGGCTCCATCATGAAACTTGGTGAGGCACGCAAAATGCAGGTAGAAGCTATCCCAACAGGCTGTCTCTCTATCGATATGGCGCTTGGTGTACTCGGTGTACCGCGTGGACGTATTGTAGAAATCTACGGACCTGAATCATCTGGTAAAACAACGCTCGCTCAACATATTATTGCCGAAGCACAAAAGCGTGGTGGCGTTGCTGCCTTTGTTGATGCAGAACATGCTCTCGATCCAGATTATGCACGTAAAATTGGTGTAGACGTAGACAACCTTCTTATCTCTCAACCAGATAATGGTGAGCAAGCGCTCGACATTGTAGAAACCTTGGTTCGCTCAAATGCTATTGATGTTATCGTTATCGACTCCGTAGCAGCACTTACACCAAAAGCTGAAATTGATGGTGAAATGGGTGATTCGCATATGGGCTTACATGCTCGTTTGATGAGCCAAGCCCTTCGTAAGCTCACAGCTATTGTATCAAGATCAAATACAACGGTTATCTTTATTAACCAAATTCGTATGAAGATTGGCGTGATGTTTGGCAATCCAGAAACAACCACTGGTGGTAATGCGCTTAAGTTCTATTCTTCCTTACGTATTGAGATTCGTCGTGCAGCACAAATCAAACTAGGAGATAAAATTATCGGTAATCACGTAAAGGTAAAAGTTGTTAAAAACAAAGTCGCAGCACCTTTCCGCACCTGTGAATTTGATATCATGTATAACGAAGGCATTTCGCTCGCGGGTGATATCTTGGACGTTGGTACTGAGCTTGGCGTTATTCAAAAATCAGGTCACTCCTACTCATTTAACGGGGAAAAACTGGGTATGGGACGTGAAAACGCCAAAGCAGGATTACGTGAACGCCCAAGCATGATCAAAGAAATTCGCGAAAAAGCCATTGCTATTTGGCAAGCATCAGAAACGGCTGTTCCTGCAAAAGCAGATCCAGACAATGACAGTGATGAGATAGAAGAAGCTCCTCCTGAAGAATAG
- the ychF gene encoding redox-regulated ATPase YchF, giving the protein MALQIGIVGLPNVGKSTMFSAITKKQVDCANYPFCTIDPNVGVVEVPDERLAVLSKLSGSKKIIPTIIEFVDIAGLVKGAAEGQGLGNKFLANIRETDAIAQVVRAFENDDILHVDGSIDPVRDADTINTELALADLEQLTKRSQTIEKQMKSGKTKDLELEFAIVKRCIENVNNGVMLRELEWTDDERAMLKHLHLLTMKPMLYVVNVNEDQLQDGSWKQRVEGLKGLLVPVCVKLESELMNVEGEEKKELLEMAGQTESGLDLLIKESYRLLGLITYLTTGEVETRAWTVKVGTKAPQAAAVIHTDFEKNFIRVEVTPYEDYAREGGESACKAKGLMRVEGKDYVMQDGDVCYFRVNA; this is encoded by the coding sequence ATGGCTCTACAAATCGGTATCGTCGGTCTACCAAATGTCGGTAAATCCACCATGTTTAGTGCAATCACCAAAAAACAGGTAGATTGCGCCAACTATCCATTCTGCACTATTGACCCAAATGTGGGTGTTGTTGAGGTACCTGACGAGCGCTTAGCTGTTTTATCAAAGCTTAGTGGTAGTAAAAAAATTATTCCTACTATTATTGAGTTTGTTGATATTGCAGGTTTGGTAAAAGGCGCCGCCGAGGGCCAGGGTCTCGGCAATAAGTTCTTAGCCAATATTCGCGAGACGGATGCCATCGCTCAAGTGGTTCGTGCTTTTGAAAACGACGATATTTTGCACGTCGATGGTTCGATTGATCCTGTTCGTGATGCAGATACTATTAATACAGAACTTGCTCTTGCTGATCTTGAGCAGCTCACCAAACGTTCTCAGACAATTGAGAAGCAGATGAAGAGCGGTAAAACAAAAGATCTAGAATTAGAGTTTGCGATCGTTAAACGTTGTATCGAAAACGTAAACAATGGAGTGATGCTACGCGAACTTGAATGGACGGATGATGAACGGGCAATGTTAAAACATTTACATTTACTTACCATGAAGCCAATGCTTTATGTGGTAAACGTTAACGAAGATCAATTACAAGACGGTTCTTGGAAGCAGCGCGTCGAAGGGCTTAAGGGTTTATTAGTACCGGTATGTGTAAAGCTAGAATCGGAGCTCATGAATGTAGAAGGTGAAGAAAAAAAGGAGCTGCTCGAAATGGCAGGACAAACAGAATCTGGTCTCGATCTACTTATTAAAGAGTCTTATAGACTGCTTGGTTTGATCACCTATCTCACCACAGGTGAAGTTGAAACAAGAGCATGGACAGTAAAAGTTGGTACAAAAGCCCCACAAGCAGCTGCTGTTATTCACACAGATTTTGAGAAAAACTTTATCCGCGTAGAAGTAACTCCTTACGAAGACTATGCGCGTGAAGGAGGCGAAAGTGCCTGTAAAGCAAAAGGTCTCATGCGTGTAGAGGGTAAAGACTATGTCATGCAAGATGGTGACGTGTGTTACTTCAGAGTAAACGCCTAA
- the tig gene encoding trigger factor, with amino-acid sequence MPTSKTTLLPKAQVQISFEVEWSEALPYLEEAAKEISKAKPLPGFRPGHATYEDVKRTHGEMAILETAIERIVRGAYVKTVLAEKLNTVGSPSITMDTLTPGQTIKFTTIVSIVPTIQKLADYSAGKVTKNKTEINDAQVEEAVDQMRKMRAEDLKVDRAATLEDMVMIDMEMLHNNVTLEGGKGTDYKVYLSEPHYIPGMAEQLVGVKEGEEKSFVLPFPDNHYQQHLAGKDITFKTTTKGVFERKMPTANDEFAKAYGLESIAELRSKLKENLVNETESRAAEAAEIQMLEKLVDASTFGEVPDVLINEEVNRMMKELEHGIEEQGMTMENYLASINKSKDDLKLDFIQQAIRRINTAILIKEVSVKENLDVTEEEIDKEIDTILDQIPADDAASRERVISPEYREYVSIQMRNRKTIEFLKGKMY; translated from the coding sequence ATGCCTACGTCCAAGACCACCCTCCTGCCAAAAGCGCAGGTTCAAATCTCCTTCGAAGTCGAATGGAGCGAAGCTCTTCCGTATCTCGAAGAAGCAGCAAAAGAAATCTCAAAAGCAAAGCCTTTGCCAGGCTTCCGTCCAGGCCATGCAACTTACGAAGACGTAAAACGTACACATGGCGAAATGGCGATTCTTGAGACAGCAATCGAACGCATTGTTCGTGGTGCGTATGTAAAGACTGTTTTGGCAGAAAAGCTAAACACGGTTGGCTCCCCTTCTATTACGATGGATACGCTTACACCAGGTCAAACGATTAAATTTACCACTATTGTTTCAATTGTTCCGACAATCCAAAAACTCGCTGATTACAGTGCTGGAAAAGTCACAAAGAACAAAACAGAAATCAATGACGCCCAGGTAGAAGAAGCGGTTGATCAAATGAGAAAGATGCGTGCTGAAGATCTTAAGGTTGACCGTGCAGCAACGCTCGAAGATATGGTGATGATTGATATGGAGATGTTACACAACAACGTTACTCTCGAAGGCGGTAAAGGTACTGATTATAAAGTCTATCTTAGCGAGCCACACTATATCCCTGGTATGGCTGAACAGCTCGTCGGCGTAAAAGAAGGCGAAGAAAAATCATTTGTTCTTCCTTTTCCTGACAACCATTATCAACAACACTTGGCTGGTAAAGACATTACTTTTAAAACAACGACAAAAGGTGTTTTTGAACGCAAGATGCCAACAGCAAACGATGAGTTTGCAAAAGCTTATGGTCTTGAAAGCATCGCCGAACTACGTTCTAAGCTTAAAGAGAATCTCGTAAACGAAACCGAATCTCGCGCAGCAGAGGCAGCCGAAATTCAAATGCTCGAGAAACTTGTTGATGCTTCGACCTTTGGCGAAGTGCCTGATGTTCTTATCAACGAAGAAGTAAATCGTATGATGAAAGAACTCGAGCACGGCATCGAAGAACAAGGTATGACGATGGAAAACTATCTTGCCTCCATCAATAAATCAAAAGACGATCTTAAGCTTGATTTCATTCAACAAGCTATCCGTCGCATCAATACAGCGATTTTGATTAAAGAAGTTTCGGTAAAAGAAAACCTCGATGTAACAGAAGAGGAAATTGATAAAGAGATAGACACTATTCTTGATCAAATTCCAGCTGATGACGCTGCATCACGTGAGCGAGTAATCTCTCCTGAATATCGCGAATACGTCTCGATTCAAATGCGTAATCGTAAAACCATCGAATTTTTAAAAGGCAAAATGTATTGA
- the rnpA gene encoding ribonuclease P protein component: MLAQPDRLRRKRDFALLSQKGRVVYAQEFTLRFRPSETTKIGFVASTKVFKRANKRNRVKRRMRAALRDLQTNWPEKLDLMFMIKANVLDVDFAVLKQSILHAFEKIPAALALPPTPRKTSKQSAKHQSFIKRRMSPLAWMGVMLIKLYQKRYHPIMAHFVM; encoded by the coding sequence ATGCTAGCTCAACCAGACCGCTTACGTCGTAAACGTGATTTCGCGCTCTTATCGCAAAAAGGGCGTGTTGTGTATGCGCAAGAATTTACCTTACGCTTTCGCCCATCAGAGACAACGAAGATTGGTTTTGTTGCATCTACAAAAGTATTTAAGCGCGCCAATAAACGTAATCGCGTAAAACGTCGCATGCGTGCAGCTTTGCGTGATCTGCAAACAAACTGGCCAGAAAAACTTGATCTCATGTTTATGATCAAAGCCAATGTTCTTGATGTTGATTTTGCCGTGCTCAAACAATCTATCTTGCACGCCTTCGAAAAGATTCCAGCAGCGCTTGCATTACCGCCAACGCCAAGAAAAACATCAAAGCAAAGCGCAAAACATCAGTCGTTTATAAAAAGACGTATGAGTCCACTTGCATGGATGGGTGTAATGCTTATTAAACTTTATCAAAAACGCTATCACCCGATCATGGCCCACTTCGTCATGTGA